The following are from one region of the Halodesulfurarchaeum sp. HSR-GB genome:
- a CDS encoding endonuclease V has translation MKPVRPEYVPNPDASRDEMDALQREIASVATFADAGCPAPAAVEIEGPLDLDQRTSPAGNEPIVAGVDQAFLDGVAVSAVVAIQGDSVVEVACGRTELSIPYIPGLLSFREGGPIIDALDSLSVDPDLLFFDGSGRIHYRQAGLATHLGVLYDRPAIGVAKNLLCGQPAESLAEPLPAGTQVPIYADESVTAEPGTILGYAYQSRQFPNPEVRHVNPIYVSPGHRVSAETAVSLVAAMGAGYKLPEPVRLADRAASDCKH, from the coding sequence ATGAAGCCGGTCCGTCCGGAGTACGTTCCGAACCCCGACGCCTCGCGGGACGAAATGGACGCCCTTCAGCGCGAAATCGCGAGTGTCGCCACGTTTGCCGACGCTGGCTGTCCCGCCCCCGCAGCCGTCGAGATCGAGGGGCCACTCGACCTCGACCAGCGGACTTCGCCAGCGGGCAACGAGCCAATCGTCGCCGGCGTCGATCAGGCCTTTCTGGACGGGGTCGCGGTGAGCGCCGTCGTCGCAATTCAGGGCGACTCGGTCGTCGAGGTCGCCTGTGGTCGGACCGAACTCTCGATCCCCTACATCCCCGGCTTGCTCTCCTTTCGCGAGGGCGGGCCGATAATCGACGCGCTCGACTCGCTCTCGGTCGATCCGGACCTCCTTTTCTTCGATGGGAGCGGGCGTATCCACTACCGACAGGCCGGGCTCGCGACCCATCTCGGGGTGCTCTACGACCGCCCAGCCATCGGCGTGGCGAAGAACCTGCTCTGTGGCCAGCCGGCCGAATCGCTGGCTGAACCGCTGCCGGCTGGCACCCAGGTACCGATTTATGCGGACGAATCGGTGACGGCTGAGCCGGGGACGATTCTCGGATACGCCTACCAGTCACGGCAGTTCCCGAACCCCGAGGTCCGGCACGTGAACCCCATTTACGTGAGTCCGGGCCATCGCGTGAGCGCCGAGACCGCCGTGTCGCTGGTCGCCGCGATGGGAGCCGGCTACAAGCTACCCGAACCGGTGCGCCTGGCCGATCGGGCCGCATCGGACTGCAAGCATTAA
- a CDS encoding protein translocase SEC61 complex subunit gamma — MDVPYELNAYTRVLKLASTPDWEEFSRISLIAAAGILLIGLIGFLIFLIMGVLPGA; from the coding sequence ATGGACGTACCTTACGAGTTAAACGCCTACACGCGGGTGCTGAAACTGGCCAGCACTCCGGACTGGGAGGAGTTCTCCCGCATCTCGCTCATCGCGGCCGCCGGGATCCTCCTCATCGGCCTCATCGGCTTTCTCATCTTCCTCATCATGGGTGTACTGCCGGGGGCCTGA
- a CDS encoding rhomboid family intramembrane serine protease → MVRCDYCGREEGMPYQCRMCGGTFCSEHRLPENHDCPGLDQWEDPGGVFDSGFDDSVSGSSTRAGRSVLERLGLGSGPGGIGGYVRRNMTYVFLAIIWLVFPLELLVAFGLQDAQLFSALFTLDTNHIEYVWTWVTSIFAHSPTNFMHIFFNSIVLYFFGPVVERKIGSKAFAALFLVSGVAAGLAQVLATLAVGGTATVLGASGAIAALLGVLTVLNPNLRIYLYFILPMPLWVATALFAGYSVLVSTAGGVGFGGVAQIAHLAGLGIGLLYGLYLKRTGTRAPQQLRIGGSGPNRRRRR, encoded by the coding sequence ATGGTGCGATGTGACTACTGTGGGCGCGAGGAGGGCATGCCGTACCAGTGTCGCATGTGCGGCGGCACGTTCTGTTCCGAGCACCGGCTCCCCGAGAATCACGACTGTCCGGGACTGGATCAGTGGGAGGACCCGGGCGGGGTCTTCGACTCGGGATTCGACGACTCGGTCTCGGGCTCCTCCACGCGGGCCGGGCGGAGTGTCCTCGAACGGCTCGGTCTGGGGAGCGGCCCGGGTGGGATCGGGGGGTACGTCCGGCGGAACATGACCTACGTCTTCCTCGCGATCATCTGGCTTGTCTTCCCGCTGGAACTCCTGGTCGCGTTCGGCCTCCAGGACGCACAGCTCTTTAGCGCCCTCTTCACGCTCGATACGAACCACATCGAGTACGTCTGGACCTGGGTCACCTCGATCTTCGCTCACTCCCCGACGAACTTCATGCACATCTTCTTCAACAGCATCGTGCTGTACTTCTTCGGCCCGGTCGTCGAGCGGAAGATCGGGTCGAAGGCCTTCGCGGCGCTGTTCCTCGTCAGCGGGGTCGCCGCCGGTCTGGCCCAGGTCCTCGCGACCCTGGCCGTCGGCGGGACGGCCACGGTCCTCGGCGCGAGCGGGGCCATCGCGGCGCTGCTGGGTGTCTTGACGGTGCTCAACCCGAACCTCCGGATCTACCTGTACTTCATCCTGCCCATGCCCCTCTGGGTCGCGACCGCGCTGTTCGCGGGCTACTCGGTGCTCGTGAGCACCGCTGGCGGAGTCGGATTCGGTGGCGTCGCGCAGATCGCCCACCTCGCGGGACTCGGAATCGGCCTGCTGTACGGGCTGTACCTCAAGCGGACTGGAACCCGCGCCCCCCAGCAGCTCCGGATCGGGGGCAGCGGGCCCAATCGCCGTCGTCGCCGCTGA
- a CDS encoding ArsA family ATPase — MDDIEVEAVDSLEPGVAGGTAEYVLYGGKGGVGKTTMAAATGLASALDGTDTLVVSTDPAHSLGDAYGVSIPSAPTRIREDIPLFAVEIDPETALQEVGAFGGDLSMGGVGDLLGGEEPDPLLDGQFPGADEAAAMQLLLEYLDDDRFDRIVIDTAPTGHTLRLLELPEMMETMMGRFVRLRDRLGSLGESLTGLFGESEGAEGPDLDAQIERVERLRALLADPERTDFRIVTVPEEMAVEEAKRLENQLQGFGIPVSTVVVNRVMEPLESIVDGVAPGEYVAPNLDGCQFCQRRWDVQQSALGTAQELFMGYDVKRVPLFAEEVRGEELLRLVAACLE, encoded by the coding sequence ATGGACGACATCGAGGTCGAAGCGGTCGACTCCCTCGAACCGGGCGTGGCCGGTGGGACGGCCGAGTACGTGCTCTACGGCGGGAAAGGTGGCGTCGGAAAGACCACGATGGCCGCGGCGACCGGGCTGGCCAGCGCTCTCGACGGGACCGACACCCTCGTCGTCTCGACCGACCCGGCCCACTCGCTGGGAGACGCCTACGGCGTCTCGATTCCATCCGCCCCGACCCGAATCCGCGAGGACATCCCGCTTTTCGCCGTCGAGATCGACCCGGAGACGGCCCTCCAGGAGGTCGGCGCGTTCGGTGGCGACCTCTCGATGGGCGGGGTCGGCGACCTGCTGGGCGGCGAGGAGCCGGATCCCCTGCTGGACGGCCAGTTCCCCGGCGCGGACGAAGCCGCGGCGATGCAACTCTTGCTTGAGTACCTGGACGACGACCGGTTCGACCGGATCGTCATCGACACGGCCCCGACCGGACATACCTTGCGACTGCTCGAACTGCCCGAGATGATGGAGACGATGATGGGCCGGTTCGTCCGGTTGCGGGACCGACTCGGTTCGCTCGGCGAGAGCCTGACGGGCCTGTTCGGCGAGTCGGAGGGGGCTGAAGGCCCGGATCTCGACGCCCAGATCGAGCGCGTCGAACGGTTGCGAGCGCTGCTCGCCGATCCGGAGCGGACCGACTTCCGGATCGTGACCGTGCCCGAGGAGATGGCCGTCGAGGAGGCAAAGCGACTGGAGAACCAGTTGCAGGGCTTTGGAATTCCGGTCTCGACGGTCGTGGTCAATCGCGTGATGGAGCCACTCGAATCGATCGTCGACGGCGTGGCCCCCGGGGAGTACGTCGCTCCGAACCTCGATGGCTGTCAGTTCTGTCAGCGACGCTGGGACGTCCAGCAGTCCGCACTCGGAACGGCCCAGGAGCTTTTCATGGGCTATGACGTGAAGCGGGTCCCGCTCTTCGCCGAAGAAGTTCGCGGGGAGGAGTTACTCCGACTCGTCGCCGCCTGTCTGGAATGA
- the polX gene encoding DNA polymerase/3'-5' exonuclease PolX, with amino-acid sequence MVTNDTVADRLEEFAALLEAQDVEYKPRAYRNAAANVRSHPEPIEDLAASGLDAVTAIEGVGEAIGEKIIEYVETGSIEELETERANLPVDMAALTRVEGVGPKTVGALYEALGIQTLDDLEAAAEAGEIQSVSGFGAKTEQNILANIPFARQAGERVLLGNARPVGEDVLAYARDLDGVEAAALAGSLRRWRPTIGDVDVLIASDSKAEVTAQLTDWERVESVAESGETKTSLRVADMQVDFRLVDPAEFGSALVYFTGSRDHNIALRNRAIERERKVNEYGVFAVTDTERAEQDTRAGTRLAGEDETGVYEAIDLPWIPPELRENRGEIEAAAEDSLPDLVEAGDLRGDLHAHTTWSDGNHSIEEMVAGAAEYGHDYLVISDHAAGPGVFGDSGLADEEIREQIEEVRAVAADAPIEVLTGIEANVGPDGAVGETDAAVLGELDVVIASPHADLGDDEDRTERLIKAMEHPAVDVLGHPSGRLLNQRPAMTFDADRLGAAAAENGVALEVNANPHRLDLWGRAVKAAIEAGATIAIDTDAHAPSEFAYQRFGVHTARRGWAEAEDVLNTRDIDGLREFLH; translated from the coding sequence GTGGTAACAAACGACACGGTCGCCGACCGGCTGGAGGAATTCGCGGCCCTCCTGGAGGCCCAAGACGTCGAGTACAAACCCAGAGCCTACCGGAACGCGGCCGCGAACGTTCGCTCCCACCCGGAGCCGATCGAGGACCTCGCCGCGTCGGGACTGGATGCCGTCACGGCGATCGAGGGGGTCGGCGAGGCCATCGGCGAGAAGATAATCGAGTACGTCGAGACCGGCTCGATCGAGGAACTCGAAACAGAGCGAGCGAACCTGCCGGTGGACATGGCGGCACTCACCCGCGTCGAGGGCGTGGGTCCGAAGACGGTTGGGGCGCTCTACGAGGCACTCGGCATCCAGACCCTCGACGATCTCGAAGCCGCCGCCGAGGCCGGCGAGATCCAGTCCGTCTCGGGGTTCGGGGCCAAGACCGAGCAGAACATTTTGGCGAACATCCCCTTCGCCAGACAGGCCGGCGAACGGGTCCTGCTCGGGAACGCCCGACCGGTCGGTGAGGACGTCCTCGCGTACGCGAGAGACCTCGACGGCGTGGAAGCGGCTGCCCTGGCCGGTTCGCTCAGGCGCTGGCGACCCACGATCGGCGACGTGGACGTACTGATCGCGAGTGACTCGAAGGCCGAGGTCACAGCCCAACTCACCGACTGGGAGCGTGTGGAGTCCGTGGCCGAATCGGGCGAGACCAAGACGAGTCTCCGCGTGGCCGATATGCAGGTCGACTTTCGGCTGGTGGATCCCGCGGAGTTCGGGAGCGCACTCGTGTACTTCACCGGCAGTCGCGATCACAACATCGCCCTGCGGAACCGGGCGATCGAACGCGAGCGCAAGGTCAACGAGTATGGGGTCTTCGCCGTCACCGACACAGAGCGCGCCGAGCAGGACACCCGGGCCGGGACCAGGCTCGCCGGCGAGGACGAGACAGGTGTCTACGAGGCGATCGATCTGCCCTGGATACCGCCGGAGTTGCGGGAGAACCGCGGGGAGATCGAGGCGGCCGCTGAGGACTCGCTCCCCGATCTGGTCGAAGCAGGGGATCTCCGTGGCGATCTCCACGCCCACACCACCTGGTCGGACGGCAACCACTCCATCGAGGAGATGGTGGCCGGAGCCGCCGAATACGGCCACGACTATCTGGTCATCTCGGATCACGCCGCCGGACCGGGCGTGTTCGGCGACAGCGGGCTCGCGGACGAGGAGATTCGCGAGCAGATCGAGGAGGTACGGGCTGTCGCCGCGGACGCACCCATCGAGGTCCTCACCGGAATCGAGGCGAACGTCGGCCCGGACGGCGCGGTTGGCGAAACCGACGCGGCCGTGCTGGGTGAACTTGACGTGGTGATCGCCTCGCCACACGCGGACCTGGGAGACGACGAGGATCGGACCGAACGCCTGATCAAAGCGATGGAACACCCGGCTGTCGACGTGCTCGGCCATCCCAGCGGTCGGCTGCTGAACCAGCGGCCCGCGATGACGTTCGACGCCGATCGGCTCGGCGCGGCGGCGGCCGAAAACGGCGTCGCCCTGGAGGTCAACGCCAACCCCCACCGGCTGGACCTCTGGGGGCGTGCCGTCAAGGCGGCGATCGAAGCCGGCGCGACCATCGCCATCGACACCGACGCCCATGCGCCCAGCGAGTTCGCCTACCAGCGGTTCGGTGTCCACACCGCCCGTCGCGGCTGGGCAGAAGCCGAGGACGTGCTCAATACCCGTGACATCGACGGCCTGCGCGAGTTCCTCCACTGA
- a CDS encoding CinA family protein — protein sequence MDEPIEARLGAALDDRDQTLATVESCTGGLIGSLVTDVSGSSAYFDRGFVTYSNAAKLDLGVTRESLDEHGAVSEPVAREMAQAARDAAGTTWAVSSTGIAGPTGGTAEKPVGTVYVGVAYAGEWGTGTTGTTVSHHEYDGSRTAIKSQAARDALKSVLEAVRDQ from the coding sequence ATGGACGAACCCATCGAGGCCCGTCTGGGAGCGGCCCTCGACGACCGGGACCAGACGCTCGCGACCGTCGAATCGTGTACTGGCGGCCTGATCGGCTCGCTCGTGACCGACGTGTCGGGGTCGAGTGCCTACTTCGACCGTGGCTTTGTCACCTACTCGAACGCGGCCAAACTCGACCTGGGGGTCACCCGGGAGTCCCTGGACGAACACGGCGCCGTGAGCGAACCGGTGGCCCGCGAGATGGCCCAGGCCGCCAGAGACGCGGCGGGCACTACCTGGGCCGTTTCGAGCACTGGCATCGCCGGCCCGACCGGCGGGACGGCAGAAAAACCAGTTGGGACGGTGTACGTGGGGGTTGCGTATGCTGGGGAGTGGGGCACTGGAACCACCGGGACGACGGTCAGCCACCACGAGTACGACGGGTCGCGGACCGCGATCAAGTCACAGGCCGCCCGCGACGCGCTCAAGTCCGTCCTCGAAGCGGTCCGGGATCAGTAA
- a CDS encoding PHP-associated domain-containing protein, giving the protein MSETRIDPHVKILDEQVVERAKSRGLDVLVYAPHFTRLPAARRRAERLSDEDLLVVPAREIFTGPWQHRKHVLALGLDEPVPDFITLEGAMRELDRQDAVVLAPHPEFLTVSLDRGDLRAYESQIDALEVYNPKHLEQHNERAVEMAKTLDMPEFGSSYAHRKQTIGEVWTAISGDIDSEAALLEAFREGRDRRVERRNGSRHDWRCRAEFAHLAWENTWKKFDRLLLSGTEPTHPDHVAYDGRFDDVAVY; this is encoded by the coding sequence GTGTCGGAAACGCGTATCGATCCCCACGTGAAAATCCTCGACGAACAGGTCGTCGAACGGGCGAAATCCCGCGGGCTCGACGTCCTGGTCTACGCACCACACTTCACCAGACTTCCCGCGGCCCGCCGACGGGCCGAGCGCCTGAGCGACGAGGACTTGCTCGTGGTGCCAGCCCGCGAAATTTTCACCGGGCCCTGGCAACACCGCAAACACGTGCTGGCGCTGGGGCTGGACGAACCGGTCCCGGACTTCATTACCCTGGAGGGAGCCATGCGGGAACTCGACCGTCAGGACGCGGTGGTCCTGGCCCCACACCCCGAATTCCTGACCGTGAGTCTCGACCGCGGCGATCTGCGGGCCTACGAATCCCAGATCGACGCCCTGGAGGTGTACAATCCAAAGCACCTCGAACAGCACAACGAACGGGCCGTGGAGATGGCCAAAACTCTGGACATGCCGGAGTTCGGGTCCTCGTATGCCCATCGAAAACAGACGATCGGCGAGGTCTGGACGGCCATCTCGGGGGATATCGATTCGGAGGCGGCCCTGCTCGAAGCGTTTCGGGAGGGGCGTGACCGCCGTGTCGAGCGGCGGAACGGCTCGCGACACGACTGGCGCTGTCGGGCCGAATTCGCCCACCTGGCCTGGGAGAACACCTGGAAGAAGTTCGACCGACTGCTGCTCTCCGGGACCGAGCCGACCCATCCGGACCACGTCGCCTACGACGGCCGGTTCGACGACGTGGCCGTTTACTGA
- a CDS encoding transcription elongation factor Spt5: MSIYAVKTTASQEQTVASMIANREEKKVHAVLAPESLTSYVMVEAEDTGVLERVLEDIPHARSIVPGESSITEVEHFLSPKPDVEGIAEGDIVELIAGPFKGEKAQVQRIDEGKDQVTVELYEATVPIPVTVRGDQIRVLDSDER, translated from the coding sequence ATGTCGATATACGCCGTCAAAACCACGGCCAGTCAGGAACAGACCGTGGCGAGCATGATCGCGAACCGCGAGGAGAAGAAAGTCCACGCCGTGCTCGCCCCGGAGTCACTCACCAGCTACGTCATGGTCGAGGCCGAGGACACGGGCGTGCTCGAGCGCGTGCTCGAAGACATCCCCCACGCCCGGAGCATCGTGCCCGGGGAGAGCAGCATCACGGAAGTCGAACACTTCCTCTCGCCAAAGCCCGACGTCGAGGGCATCGCGGAGGGGGACATCGTCGAACTGATCGCCGGCCCGTTCAAGGGCGAGAAGGCCCAGGTCCAGCGGATCGACGAGGGCAAGGACCAGGTGACAGTCGAACTCTACGAGGCGACGGTTCCGATCCCGGTCACGGTCCGTGGGGACCAGATCCGGGTGCTCGACAGCGACGAACGGTAA
- a CDS encoding DUF4147 domain-containing protein, translating into MTRIQNRAALAQSPAHETVLDALLAGIEASDPATVVESTVSLDGDQLRVGETTYDLAAYSEVVVLGGGNAASQVARALEAVLGDRLDGGLVVTDDPVETERVTVRPGDHPVPSERGVESTRQLLNRAAAATEETLVLGVITGGGSALMPAPAAGIELDDLVATTDQLLQSGAPIQDINAVRKHLSAIKGGQLAALAAPATVVSLVLSDVVGNHLDVIASGPLVPDPSTFADAQAVIDRFDLSLPDSVSERIRAGVAGDLEETPKPGDPVFEHVSTHVIADGMTALTAAADVTEAAGYDSLVLSSRIEGEAAEAAKTHAAIANEIRATGTPVEPPAAILSGGETTVTIDGDGGSGGPNQEFALSAGLSLDGSTIVGAVDSDGIDGASDAAGALVDESVVDRQAAQAALDANDTGAYLQARDRTIVTGQTGTNVNDLRILLVEENSFQTGGDESE; encoded by the coding sequence ATGACACGGATTCAGAACCGGGCGGCACTCGCCCAGTCGCCGGCCCACGAGACGGTTCTCGACGCGCTGCTCGCTGGCATCGAGGCGAGTGACCCGGCGACGGTCGTCGAGTCGACGGTCTCACTCGACGGTGACCAGCTCCGGGTTGGAGAGACGACCTACGACCTGGCAGCCTACAGCGAGGTCGTCGTCCTGGGTGGCGGGAACGCCGCCTCGCAGGTCGCTCGGGCACTCGAAGCGGTCCTCGGCGACCGGCTCGACGGCGGGCTGGTTGTCACCGACGATCCCGTGGAAACCGAGCGGGTGACGGTGCGGCCCGGGGATCACCCGGTGCCGAGCGAGCGCGGCGTCGAATCCACCCGACAACTCCTGAACCGGGCCGCGGCAGCGACCGAGGAGACTCTCGTCCTGGGTGTAATCACCGGTGGCGGCAGTGCGCTGATGCCGGCCCCGGCGGCGGGCATCGAACTCGACGATCTGGTCGCGACAACCGATCAGTTGCTCCAGAGTGGCGCGCCGATCCAGGACATCAACGCCGTCCGCAAGCACCTCTCGGCGATCAAGGGCGGTCAGCTCGCGGCCCTGGCGGCCCCGGCGACGGTCGTTTCGCTCGTTCTCAGTGACGTCGTGGGGAACCATCTGGATGTGATCGCCAGTGGCCCGCTCGTTCCCGATCCGAGCACCTTCGCGGACGCCCAGGCCGTGATCGATCGCTTCGATCTCTCGCTGCCGGATTCGGTCAGCGAACGCATTCGAGCCGGCGTCGCCGGGGACCTCGAAGAGACGCCGAAACCGGGCGATCCGGTCTTCGAGCACGTCTCGACACACGTCATCGCGGACGGGATGACGGCCCTCACGGCCGCTGCGGACGTGACCGAGGCGGCGGGATATGACTCGCTCGTGCTCTCCTCGCGAATCGAGGGTGAGGCCGCCGAGGCGGCAAAGACCCACGCCGCGATCGCGAACGAGATCCGAGCCACGGGAACGCCGGTCGAACCACCAGCAGCGATTCTCTCCGGCGGCGAGACCACCGTCACCATCGACGGCGATGGGGGCTCCGGCGGGCCGAACCAGGAGTTCGCCCTCTCCGCGGGGCTGTCTCTGGACGGTTCGACTATCGTCGGCGCGGTCGACAGCGACGGGATCGACGGCGCGAGCGACGCCGCAGGCGCGCTCGTCGACGAGTCAGTCGTGGATCGCCAGGCGGCCCAGGCCGCCCTCGACGCGAACGACACCGGGGCGTACCTCCAGGCCCGGGACCGCACCATCGTGACGGGACAGACCGGGACGAACGTCAACGATCTGCGAATCCTGCTCGTCGAGGAGAACTCATTCCAGACAGGCGGCGACGAGTCGGAGTAA
- a CDS encoding Mut7-C RNAse domain-containing protein, producing MARPADTRLLLDVMLGGLVSILRMVGYDTAYALDRDIEADEAILAWAEQEGRLLLTRDVDVAERAGDSLLLKELDPQDQLAELADAGFELELTEPTRCSRCNGPLARVESGPGPEAGPDPTDERVWQCRDCGQFYWIGSHWEHLRAQLPD from the coding sequence ATGGCCCGGCCCGCGGACACCCGACTTCTCCTCGACGTGATGCTCGGCGGGCTCGTCTCGATTCTCCGGATGGTTGGCTACGACACGGCCTACGCACTCGACCGGGACATCGAGGCCGACGAGGCGATCCTCGCCTGGGCCGAGCAGGAGGGGCGACTGCTTCTCACGCGGGACGTTGACGTCGCCGAGCGAGCGGGTGACAGCCTGCTGCTGAAGGAACTCGATCCACAGGACCAGCTCGCGGAACTGGCCGACGCCGGGTTCGAACTCGAACTGACGGAGCCGACCCGCTGTTCGCGCTGTAACGGGCCGTTAGCGCGGGTCGAATCGGGACCGGGTCCAGAAGCCGGGCCCGACCCCACCGACGAGCGGGTCTGGCAGTGTCGGGACTGTGGGCAGTTCTACTGGATCGGGAGCCACTGGGAACACCTCCGGGCGCAGTTACCCGATTAA
- a CDS encoding DUF5788 family protein, with the protein MQDYERERLLERIDREGATVGASIPDTLEVAGEQIDLAAFVLDARSEGPEPSEEDVQSLIRELRAERKRRRAEIEAGEISRDRGERLAESILGIDRALTALESDADTDLEAETRRRERADQKRWRSFLDSVTGEDEKRGGRRGNTW; encoded by the coding sequence GTGCAGGATTACGAACGCGAGCGACTCCTCGAACGGATCGATCGTGAGGGCGCCACGGTCGGGGCCTCGATCCCCGACACCCTGGAGGTGGCCGGCGAGCAGATCGATCTCGCGGCGTTCGTCCTCGACGCGAGAAGCGAAGGCCCCGAACCATCGGAAGAAGATGTCCAGTCGCTGATCCGGGAGCTGCGAGCCGAGCGGAAGCGACGCCGGGCCGAAATCGAGGCCGGGGAAATTTCCCGGGATCGCGGCGAACGGCTCGCGGAGTCGATTCTCGGGATCGATCGGGCGCTGACGGCCCTGGAATCCGACGCCGATACCGACCTCGAAGCCGAAACGCGACGACGAGAACGGGCCGATCAGAAGCGGTGGCGATCCTTTCTCGATTCGGTGACCGGCGAGGACGAGAAGCGAGGCGGTCGCCGGGGGAACACGTGGTAA
- the ftsZ gene encoding cell division protein FtsZ, which translates to MDSIVEDAIDEAETGSAASGDTEHPTGEMTNEELEAVLEDLKTDITVVGCGGAGSNTINRMFEEGIHGASLVAANTDVQHLVDIQADKKILMGREKTQGRGAGSLPQVGEEAALESQDEIRETISTSDMVFVTAGLGGGTGTGSAPVVAKAARETDALTIAVVTTPFTAEGEVRRTNAEAGLERLRDVADTVIVVPNDRLLDSVGQLPVRQAFKISDEILMRSVKGITELITKPGLVNLDFADVRTVMEKGGVAMIGLGEADSDSKATASVKEALRSPLLDVDIAGANSALVNVTGGPDMSIEEAEGVVEEIYDRIDPDARIIWGTSIDEDLDGHMRTMVVVTGVQSPQIYGRQEEATEQTPAQELEDFDYVE; encoded by the coding sequence ATGGACTCTATCGTCGAGGACGCGATCGACGAGGCCGAAACGGGGAGCGCGGCCTCGGGGGACACTGAACACCCAACGGGGGAGATGACAAACGAGGAACTCGAGGCGGTCCTCGAGGACCTCAAGACCGACATCACCGTCGTGGGCTGTGGCGGGGCCGGAAGCAACACGATCAACCGGATGTTCGAGGAGGGCATTCACGGCGCGTCGCTGGTCGCGGCCAACACCGACGTCCAGCATCTGGTCGACATTCAGGCCGACAAGAAGATCCTGATGGGTCGGGAGAAGACCCAGGGCCGCGGAGCCGGGTCGCTCCCTCAGGTCGGCGAGGAGGCCGCCCTGGAGAGCCAGGACGAGATCCGCGAGACGATCTCCACCTCGGACATGGTCTTTGTCACCGCCGGCCTGGGTGGTGGCACGGGCACCGGCTCCGCGCCGGTCGTCGCGAAGGCCGCGCGTGAGACCGACGCGTTGACCATTGCAGTTGTCACGACCCCCTTCACGGCCGAGGGCGAGGTACGGCGGACGAACGCCGAGGCCGGGCTGGAACGCCTGCGCGACGTGGCTGATACTGTCATCGTCGTTCCGAACGACCGACTGCTGGACTCGGTCGGCCAACTGCCGGTCCGCCAGGCCTTCAAGATCTCCGATGAGATCCTGATGCGCTCGGTCAAGGGAATCACCGAACTGATCACCAAGCCGGGGCTCGTGAACCTGGACTTCGCCGACGTGCGGACGGTCATGGAGAAAGGCGGCGTCGCGATGATCGGCCTGGGCGAAGCGGATTCGGACAGCAAGGCCACGGCGTCGGTGAAGGAGGCCCTGCGGTCGCCGCTTCTGGACGTGGACATCGCCGGTGCGAACTCCGCGCTGGTGAACGTCACTGGCGGCCCAGACATGTCCATCGAGGAGGCAGAGGGCGTCGTCGAGGAGATCTACGACCGGATCGATCCGGACGCCCGGATCATCTGGGGGACCTCGATCGACGAGGACCTCGACGGGCACATGCGGACGATGGTGGTCGTCACCGGCGTCCAGTCCCCGCAGATCTACGGCCGGCAGGAGGAGGCGACCGAGCAGACCCCGGCCCAGGAACTCGAGGACTTCGATTACGTCGAGTAG
- a CDS encoding SDR family oxidoreductase — MERTVLVTGCSSGIGHATAEAFLAEGWTVIATAREEADITDLAEKGALTHELDVTKPAQCQDVIDWTIAETGRLDCLVNNAGYAQFGPLEDVPTRHVESQFDVNVFGPHRLVRAALPHMREAERGTIVNVSSVSGLLSAPGMGVYSASKAALESMSDALRAEVTPFDIDVALVEPGPVNTQFEDRAQSSLVDLDRTGAYEDLYGALTDAGIVGEMGAVPPERVAAVILEAGTSTDPQSRYTVGPAAKYLTMARLLPDRVRDRIFSLLRRLGA; from the coding sequence ATGGAACGGACCGTACTCGTCACCGGTTGCTCCTCGGGCATCGGCCATGCGACGGCCGAGGCCTTTCTTGCGGAGGGGTGGACGGTGATCGCGACCGCTCGCGAGGAGGCAGACATCACGGACCTCGCCGAGAAGGGAGCCCTCACCCACGAACTCGACGTGACTAAACCTGCCCAGTGCCAGGACGTGATCGACTGGACGATCGCGGAGACCGGGCGACTGGACTGTCTCGTGAACAACGCGGGCTACGCGCAGTTCGGCCCGCTTGAGGACGTGCCGACCCGACACGTCGAGTCCCAGTTCGACGTGAACGTCTTCGGCCCGCACCGACTCGTGAGGGCCGCCCTCCCCCACATGCGCGAGGCCGAACGCGGGACCATCGTCAACGTCTCCTCCGTTTCCGGGCTGCTCTCGGCGCCAGGAATGGGCGTGTACTCCGCCTCGAAGGCCGCCCTCGAATCGATGAGCGACGCGCTCCGGGCGGAGGTCACGCCCTTCGACATCGACGTGGCCCTCGTCGAGCCCGGGCCGGTGAACACGCAGTTCGAGGACCGCGCACAGTCCTCGCTCGTTGATCTCGACCGAACGGGAGCCTACGAGGACCTCTACGGTGCGCTCACCGATGCGGGAATCGTCGGCGAGATGGGTGCTGTCCCACCGGAACGGGTGGCCGCTGTGATTCTCGAAGCTGGGACCTCGACGGATCCGCAGTCGCGGTATACCGTCGGCCCGGCCGCGAAATACCTCACGATGGCCCGGTTGCTTCCGGACCGGGTCCGGGACCGCATCTTCTCGCTTTTGCGGAGGCTCGGTGCATGA